The Gilliamella apicola genome window below encodes:
- a CDS encoding PTS ascorbate transporter subunit IIC has translation MDLFLNIFGQPAIIIALVAFIGLVLQRAKISKIITGTLLSFIGFVLIKTGGKILGGVLIMFSNMFTHAFGMHGVVPSNEAITALTMESLGTSAAFILFFAMIINLLLARFTRFKSIYLSLHLVLFMAFSFTAVLQGMGYNGYIIVATGAIIIGLYMAIFPTLLSKFSRNIIGNNDYCIAHAGTISYLIGSYLGSLLGNKKNDIENIKINDRFSFLRQSDVATFITMFVLLCLSGAFSSADYLKDILKNNTFIIFALEQSAIFAGGLYIAKKGVAIFTEEIIPAFKGFAQVVAPGCVPAVDPMVLFDKAPNCVLVGFIVSFFTEIACVVVFPFVGLPIIIPGIMASFITGGTAAIFGNSTGGARGAIIAAFINGLLLCILPALALPLFAFLGVEGVTFADPDFTSLSLITEFVVKLFN, from the coding sequence ATGGATCTTTTTCTAAATATATTTGGTCAGCCAGCTATCATTATTGCATTAGTAGCTTTTATCGGTCTGGTATTACAGAGAGCCAAAATTTCTAAAATTATTACTGGAACACTACTTTCGTTTATTGGTTTTGTATTAATCAAGACTGGCGGAAAAATCTTAGGTGGTGTGTTAATTATGTTTAGTAACATGTTTACTCACGCGTTTGGAATGCATGGCGTAGTACCAAGTAATGAAGCCATTACCGCATTGACAATGGAATCACTTGGCACGAGCGCTGCTTTTATCCTCTTTTTTGCGATGATCATTAATCTGCTATTAGCAAGATTTACTCGCTTTAAATCGATTTATTTATCACTGCATTTAGTGCTATTTATGGCATTTTCGTTCACTGCCGTATTACAAGGTATGGGCTATAATGGCTATATAATTGTTGCTACTGGCGCAATTATTATTGGGCTTTATATGGCGATATTTCCAACTTTACTCTCTAAATTCAGCCGTAACATAATAGGCAACAATGATTATTGTATTGCTCATGCAGGGACTATTTCATATTTGATAGGTTCTTATTTAGGTTCATTGTTAGGAAATAAAAAAAATGATATTGAAAATATCAAAATAAACGATCGTTTTAGTTTTTTAAGACAGTCTGATGTGGCGACTTTTATTACCATGTTTGTCTTACTATGTTTATCTGGTGCGTTTTCTTCTGCTGATTATTTAAAAGATATTCTTAAAAATAACACGTTCATTATTTTTGCACTAGAACAATCAGCTATTTTTGCTGGCGGTTTATATATTGCTAAAAAAGGAGTAGCCATTTTTACTGAAGAAATTATTCCAGCTTTTAAAGGATTTGCTCAAGTTGTCGCACCCGGTTGTGTACCTGCAGTCGACCCTATGGTGTTATTTGATAAAGCACCAAATTGTGTATTGGTTGGTTTCATTGTGAGTTTCTTTACTGAAATAGCCTGCGTTGTTGTTTTCCCTTTTGTTGGCTTACCAATTATTATTCCAGGAATTATGGCAAGCTTTATCACAGGTGGAACCGCGGCTATTTTTGGTAATTCAACTGGCGGAGCGCGAGGTGCAATAATTGCTGCTTTTATTAATGGGTTATTGTTATGTATATTACCTGCCCTAGCGTTACCTCTTTTTGCATTTCTAGGTGTGGAAGGTGTTACATTTGCCGATCCTGACTTTACCAGTTTGTCGTTGATCACCGAATTTGTAGTGAAATTGTTTAATTAG
- a CDS encoding glycoside hydrolase family 28 protein: MCRLIIKNGLSIGLFSLTASFGVLASPSFSPVTLEKLNIPNKQCNVIDYGAEATGIWYDTKAFQDAIDDCAQKGGGKVIVPAGYYLSEPLFLKSNIEFHLEKGAVLQASAEESAYHPTEEQQKWSGSSKLWPLADKWIAFINVAEEKNIAITGEGIIDGQGSTLLEKYRATTRKAGKKGPTNRPRLLFFKDSSNILVEDVTIQNSPSFHVVFNNVEDITINKTTISAPAWWQNTDAIDPMNSRRVSITKNNISVGDDHVAIKSTISNLSHDFYIAENNFMLGRGLSIGSETNGGVSNLLAENNTFTDAMYGIRIKSPRGKGGEVKDIQYNNTTMINVKTPIVLSAYYKGGPTTKDARIKALQEGEFAGGFMLGDQIYPADNEQPKEYKENETPYFNNISFNNLTVKGKSNYAGFIIGTPEKPFDNIKFSNINIESESGFKIRNASVEFSKTVIKVEKGSDIIKEKGSQITNQ; encoded by the coding sequence ATGTGTCGATTAATTATAAAAAATGGATTATCTATTGGTCTATTCTCCCTTACGGCTAGTTTTGGTGTTTTGGCATCGCCTTCATTTTCCCCTGTTACTTTAGAAAAATTAAATATTCCTAATAAACAATGTAATGTCATAGACTATGGAGCTGAAGCAACAGGTATTTGGTATGATACAAAAGCATTTCAAGATGCTATCGACGATTGTGCTCAAAAAGGCGGAGGTAAAGTTATTGTTCCTGCGGGTTATTACTTATCAGAACCACTTTTTTTAAAAAGTAATATTGAATTCCATTTAGAAAAAGGTGCTGTTTTACAAGCTTCCGCTGAAGAAAGTGCTTATCATCCCACAGAAGAACAACAAAAATGGTCGGGATCATCTAAATTATGGCCACTAGCAGATAAATGGATTGCATTTATTAATGTTGCAGAAGAAAAAAATATAGCTATCACTGGCGAAGGTATTATTGATGGGCAAGGTTCGACTCTTTTAGAAAAGTATCGCGCTACAACTCGTAAAGCTGGCAAAAAAGGACCAACTAATCGCCCTCGTCTTCTTTTTTTTAAAGACTCTAGTAATATCTTAGTTGAGGATGTCACCATACAAAATTCACCAAGTTTCCATGTGGTTTTTAATAATGTGGAAGATATTACTATTAACAAAACAACCATATCCGCTCCAGCTTGGTGGCAAAATACTGATGCAATTGATCCTATGAATAGTCGAAGAGTCAGCATAACCAAAAATAATATTAGTGTTGGCGATGATCACGTTGCAATAAAATCAACAATAAGCAACCTTAGCCATGATTTTTATATTGCTGAAAATAACTTTATGCTTGGGCGAGGATTATCTATTGGCTCAGAAACGAACGGCGGTGTGAGCAATCTACTTGCTGAAAATAATACCTTCACCGATGCAATGTATGGTATTCGAATAAAATCTCCTCGAGGTAAAGGTGGAGAAGTCAAAGATATTCAATACAACAACACCACAATGATAAATGTAAAAACACCCATTGTACTTTCAGCTTATTATAAAGGAGGGCCTACAACTAAAGATGCGAGAATTAAAGCATTGCAAGAAGGGGAATTTGCTGGTGGATTTATGTTAGGCGATCAAATCTATCCTGCTGATAATGAACAACCGAAAGAGTATAAAGAAAACGAAACACCATACTTTAATAACATAAGCTTTAATAATCTTACTGTAAAAGGTAAAAGCAATTATGCTGGTTTTATTATTGGAACTCCTGAAAAACCATTTGATAATATTAAATTTTCAAATATCAATATTGAATCTGAAAGTGGTTTTAAAATTCGTAATGCATCGGTAGAGTTTAGTAAAACGGTAATTAAAGTAGAAAAAGGATCTGATATTATTAAAGAAAAAGGTAGCCAAATAACTAACCAATAA
- the rpmG gene encoding 50S ribosomal protein L33, whose protein sequence is MAKGVREKIRLVSSAGTGHFYTTSKNKRTMPEKMEIKKYDPVVRQHVIYKEAKIK, encoded by the coding sequence ATGGCTAAAGGTGTACGCGAAAAAATTAGATTAGTTTCTTCTGCTGGTACAGGTCATTTTTATACCACTAGCAAAAATAAAAGAACTATGCCTGAGAAAATGGAAATCAAAAAATACGATCCCGTTGTTCGTCAGCATGTTATTTATAAAGAAGCTAAAATTAAATAG
- a CDS encoding sugar-binding transcriptional regulator produces the protein MINQNFQNNEFEQHKILIKIAQLYYEENKTQSEIAKIVNIHRSSISRMLKTIRELGIVSISINYNLLPDIALEEKICNKYQLKQVIVVPVNLDIDNESKNQIVCNVASTVLLKNITDNDVIGVSWGRTINYIVNSLKNDNATFENVTIVPMIGGPSGKIETKYHVNNIAYKLSDKLKSNAILIDYPAIVDTANLKTEIEKTLHMKELNNWWSKITVALFSIGCPAISKNSIWYGFYGELFQKITNKKIVGDILSRFYDKNGKELQTPFHDQIIGVTLDNLKKIPLKICASGDAEKLKSLIAALNANYIDILVISDEMANQLAN, from the coding sequence ATGATTAATCAAAATTTTCAAAACAACGAGTTTGAACAACACAAAATATTAATTAAGATCGCTCAGTTGTATTATGAAGAAAATAAAACTCAATCAGAAATAGCAAAAATAGTAAATATACATCGTTCAAGCATTAGTCGAATGTTAAAAACAATACGCGAGCTAGGTATTGTTTCGATTTCAATTAATTATAATTTATTACCCGATATTGCGTTAGAAGAAAAAATTTGTAATAAATATCAATTAAAACAAGTTATTGTCGTACCAGTTAACCTTGATATAGACAATGAAAGTAAAAATCAGATTGTTTGTAATGTCGCTTCAACTGTTCTACTCAAAAATATTACTGATAATGATGTGATTGGTGTGTCTTGGGGGCGAACGATCAATTATATTGTTAATAGCTTAAAAAATGATAATGCTACATTCGAAAACGTTACTATCGTACCAATGATTGGCGGCCCTTCTGGCAAGATCGAAACAAAATACCATGTAAATAATATAGCTTATAAACTTTCGGATAAACTTAAAAGTAACGCGATATTAATTGACTATCCTGCTATCGTCGATACCGCTAATTTAAAAACTGAAATTGAAAAAACTCTGCATATGAAAGAACTCAATAATTGGTGGAGTAAAATTACCGTTGCTTTATTTAGTATAGGCTGTCCTGCAATATCCAAAAACTCCATTTGGTATGGTTTTTATGGTGAACTTTTTCAAAAAATTACCAACAAAAAAATTGTTGGGGATATTTTGTCACGATTTTATGATAAAAACGGTAAGGAATTACAAACGCCTTTTCATGATCAAATCATTGGTGTTACCTTAGACAACCTCAAAAAAATCCCTTTAAAAATATGTGCAAGCGGTGATGCGGAGAAACTCAAAAGTTTGATTGCTGCATTAAATGCAAATTATATCGATATACTAGTCATTAGCGATGAAATGGCCAATCAATTAGCTAATTAA
- the argA gene encoding amino-acid N-acetyltransferase, translated as MKERTTELVEGLRHSVPYINAHHGKTFVILLTGAVLRSDNYSSIISDIGLLYSLGIKLVIVNGARNQIDASLKNHNIVPKYHKNTRITDAATLDIIKQVTGLLQLNITASLSMSLNNTPLQGAHISVVSGNFVIAQPLGVDDGVDYCHTGKIRRINNEAIEEQLERGSIVLLGPVGVSVTGESFNLASEDVAAEVAIRLKADKLISFCAEQGVLDENGRVITDLYPIDADNYVNNKEQQGKHLSSEARFLRAASKACRCGVRRSHLVSYLVNGSILQELFSRDGIGTQVSMEHSEQIRSATINDIGGILELIRPLEEQGVLVKRSREQLEMEIDKFTIIERDNMTIGCAALYPYLDEKMGEMACVAIHPDYRNSSRGDLLIQKITESANNLGLEKIFVLTTRSIHWFREKGFNPAEVDDLPIKKKQLYNYQRNSKILMFNIE; from the coding sequence ATGAAAGAGCGTACAACTGAATTAGTTGAAGGTTTAAGACATTCAGTACCTTATATAAATGCACATCATGGTAAAACATTTGTGATTTTACTTACTGGAGCGGTCCTTAGAAGCGATAATTATTCAAGTATTATTAGTGATATTGGATTGCTCTACAGCCTCGGTATTAAACTTGTTATTGTTAATGGTGCACGTAATCAAATTGATGCATCGTTAAAAAATCATAACATTGTACCTAAATATCATAAAAATACCCGTATCACTGATGCAGCAACATTAGATATCATCAAGCAAGTTACAGGCCTATTGCAACTCAACATAACCGCAAGTTTATCAATGAGTTTAAATAATACACCATTACAAGGCGCTCATATTAGTGTAGTCAGTGGTAATTTTGTCATTGCTCAACCATTGGGTGTTGATGACGGTGTTGATTATTGCCATACAGGTAAAATTCGTCGCATAAATAACGAAGCCATTGAAGAACAACTAGAACGAGGCTCTATTGTACTGCTTGGTCCTGTAGGTGTTTCGGTAACAGGCGAAAGTTTTAATTTAGCATCTGAAGATGTTGCTGCTGAAGTTGCCATTCGCTTAAAGGCCGATAAACTAATCAGTTTTTGTGCAGAACAGGGTGTTCTTGATGAAAATGGTCGAGTTATTACCGACCTTTACCCTATTGATGCGGATAATTATGTAAATAACAAAGAGCAACAAGGTAAACATTTATCAAGCGAAGCCCGCTTTTTGCGAGCAGCCTCTAAAGCATGCCGATGTGGAGTTAGACGAAGCCATTTGGTAAGTTATTTAGTTAATGGCTCTATTTTACAAGAACTCTTTTCTCGTGATGGTATTGGAACACAAGTTTCGATGGAGCACTCAGAACAGATTCGTTCAGCTACCATTAACGATATTGGTGGCATATTAGAACTCATCCGACCATTAGAAGAGCAAGGTGTTTTAGTTAAGCGTTCACGTGAACAATTAGAGATGGAAATAGATAAATTCACAATTATTGAACGTGATAATATGACAATTGGTTGCGCCGCTCTTTACCCTTATCTAGACGAAAAAATGGGTGAAATGGCCTGTGTAGCGATCCATCCTGACTATCGTAATTCGTCTCGTGGTGATTTATTAATTCAAAAGATCACAGAAAGCGCAAATAACTTAGGGTTAGAAAAAATATTTGTATTAACTACCCGTAGTATTCACTGGTTCAGAGAAAAAGGGTTTAATCCCGCAGAAGTGGATGATCTGCCAATTAAAAAGAAACAACTCTATAATTATCAAAGAAATTCAAAAATATTAATGTTTAATATTGAATGA
- the rpmB gene encoding 50S ribosomal protein L28, translating into MSRVCQVTGKGPLVGNNRSHAMNATKRRFLPNLQTHRFWVESEKRFVKLRISAKGMRTIDKKGIDAVLAELRARGEKY; encoded by the coding sequence ATGTCACGAGTATGCCAAGTAACAGGAAAAGGTCCTTTAGTAGGAAATAATCGTTCTCATGCGATGAATGCTACTAAACGTCGTTTTCTACCAAATCTTCAAACTCACCGTTTCTGGGTTGAGAGCGAAAAACGTTTTGTAAAATTGCGTATATCTGCTAAAGGTATGCGAACTATCGATAAAAAGGGTATTGATGCAGTTTTAGCTGAACTTCGTGCCCGTGGTGAAAAGTACTAA
- the aroL gene encoding shikimate kinase AroL gives MNNTIFLVGARAAGKTTMGKMLANKLSFSFIDTDCHLLETTQKTVAEIVEKEGWEGFRARESQILIDTTKPNRVIATGGGMVLADHNRKFMRQNGTVIFLSATAATLAARLMKDPNVAQRPSLTGLSIVDEMEKVLADRLPLYHDAAHHIVNVEQDEELILSNILHMLQN, from the coding sequence ATGAATAATACTATTTTTTTAGTAGGTGCCAGAGCAGCTGGTAAAACAACAATGGGAAAAATGCTTGCAAATAAGCTATCGTTTTCTTTCATTGATACCGATTGTCATTTGCTTGAGACTACTCAAAAAACAGTAGCTGAAATTGTTGAAAAAGAAGGTTGGGAAGGTTTTAGAGCCAGAGAAAGCCAGATTTTAATTGATACAACTAAGCCAAATCGAGTCATTGCAACAGGTGGAGGAATGGTACTGGCCGATCACAATCGCAAATTTATGAGACAAAATGGTACCGTCATTTTTTTATCAGCCACAGCTGCAACATTAGCTGCACGTTTAATGAAAGATCCTAATGTTGCTCAGCGACCATCATTAACAGGTCTATCTATTGTTGATGAAATGGAAAAAGTGTTGGCAGATCGATTACCGTTATATCATGATGCCGCTCACCATATCGTTAATGTTGAACAAGATGAAGAGCTAATACTTAGTAATATACTTCATATGTTGCAAAACTAA
- a CDS encoding DeoR/GlpR family DNA-binding transcription regulator, whose protein sequence is MLIIERQQMIIQLLSQHTSLTVNEMAKLCSVSKETLRRDLRTLEKKGLIRRSHGGAVLASTISSDPIVPSILNNNRSFRQRILVNTDVKTRIARKALQFVNNADRIALDSSSSCWFLARQLPNVDMTVITHSINVVQTLAAKSQIQIFVLGGAYFAKNEDMVGSLTEKMLAEFTIDTLFISCDGLDFDNGLSDNNEYHAHLKKQMILTARKIIVLADSTKFNQNAFAKICNLGDIDVLITDKNIDKLLQKEMDWHSVEVVLA, encoded by the coding sequence ATGTTAATAATAGAACGGCAACAAATGATCATTCAATTACTAAGTCAACACACTAGTTTGACTGTAAATGAGATGGCAAAACTATGTTCCGTATCTAAAGAAACACTACGCAGAGATTTGAGAACTTTAGAGAAAAAGGGCTTGATTCGTCGCAGCCATGGAGGCGCAGTACTAGCCTCAACTATCTCTAGTGATCCTATAGTGCCTTCCATATTAAATAATAATCGCTCATTCCGCCAACGAATTTTGGTTAATACAGATGTAAAAACCCGCATTGCCCGAAAAGCACTACAATTTGTAAATAATGCAGACCGTATCGCTTTAGACAGTAGTTCATCTTGCTGGTTTTTAGCTAGACAACTTCCAAATGTTGATATGACTGTCATCACTCATTCAATAAATGTTGTTCAGACATTAGCCGCAAAAAGTCAAATTCAAATTTTTGTTTTAGGCGGTGCTTATTTTGCCAAAAATGAAGATATGGTTGGGTCATTAACCGAAAAGATGTTGGCCGAATTTACTATAGATACATTATTTATTTCTTGCGATGGACTAGATTTTGATAATGGTTTAAGTGACAACAATGAATATCATGCTCATTTGAAAAAACAGATGATATTAACAGCAAGAAAAATCATTGTATTAGCTGATTCAACCAAATTTAATCAAAATGCCTTTGCTAAAATATGTAACTTAGGCGATATTGACGTTCTAATTACCGATAAAAATATCGATAAATTACTACAAAAAGAAATGGATTGGCACAGTGTAGAGGTTGTATTAGCTTAA
- the aroE gene encoding shikimate dehydrogenase produces the protein MSQFQPYSIYGIIGYPLGHSMSPLIHTTSFQDYGIPAVLVPFPTPPEEIPTLFKSVRLLNIRGLCVTIPHKQTIIPYLDEVTEHVKKAGAANLVYWDGDKLCGDNTDIIGFMEPLRAKNLPAEYKKVLLLGAGGAARAAVVGLQDLGYTDITVTDIVDDLPQSLSKEFNLKTVAWQDRSKVEAQIIINSTPLGMTGKFEDQTPYEQAWFKGKGIAYDIVYTPYNTRFRQEAEKAGWESISGREMFIGQANAQFKIWTGKDLSERAKQAVIDALAGK, from the coding sequence ATGAGCCAGTTTCAGCCATATAGCATATACGGTATTATCGGTTATCCTTTAGGACACAGCATGAGCCCACTGATTCATACTACATCATTTCAAGATTATGGTATTCCTGCTGTTTTAGTTCCATTTCCTACTCCTCCGGAAGAAATTCCAACGCTATTTAAATCTGTAAGATTATTAAATATACGTGGATTATGTGTCACTATCCCACATAAACAAACCATTATTCCTTATTTAGATGAAGTAACTGAGCATGTAAAAAAGGCGGGAGCAGCGAATTTAGTTTATTGGGATGGCGATAAGCTTTGTGGTGACAATACTGATATTATCGGTTTCATGGAGCCTCTTAGAGCAAAAAATTTACCTGCTGAATACAAAAAAGTTTTATTACTTGGAGCAGGTGGTGCTGCACGAGCAGCTGTTGTTGGATTACAAGATCTTGGTTATACCGATATTACTGTAACTGATATTGTTGATGATTTACCCCAATCGTTATCTAAAGAATTCAATCTTAAAACTGTTGCATGGCAAGATCGAAGTAAAGTAGAAGCACAAATAATTATTAATTCAACTCCATTAGGTATGACGGGTAAATTTGAAGATCAAACACCTTATGAACAAGCATGGTTTAAAGGTAAAGGTATTGCGTATGATATCGTTTATACGCCATATAACACTCGCTTTAGACAAGAGGCTGAAAAAGCAGGTTGGGAATCAATTTCAGGTCGAGAAATGTTTATTGGGCAAGCAAATGCTCAATTTAAGATTTGGACGGGTAAAGATCTTTCTGAACGGGCAAAACAAGCTGTAATTGATGCTCTAGCAGGAAAATAA
- a CDS encoding zinc-binding dehydrogenase, which translates to MKTYAVRLYGKNDLRLESLELPKITDDEILVTVIVDSMCMSSLKLANQGEHHKKTPPDLKNNPIIIGHECCGEIIEVGKKWQHKFKPGQKYVVQANLQLTDSPYCVGYSYPYTGGCATYMIINHDVLKQDCLIPYNGQTYFEGALIEPLSCIIGAFNANFHLKPNSYEHNMGIKPNGNLIILGGTGPMGMLAIDYALGGPIAPKKIVVTGRSKEKIEHLKTLYQSRNGIELEFVDISTTDDQVALLKNKSTTGSFDDVFVFLPSQELVQLASQLLASDGCLNFFAGPQDKNFSAEINFYDVHYNFTHIVGTSGGNTNDMREAVKLIESGSVDVAKIVSHIMGIDQASKITQIQDQIKGGKKLVYIHKKFDLKNLESLNQDVNDVALQKILSKNHGIWSKEAEDYVLKYFPNIDS; encoded by the coding sequence ATGAAAACTTATGCAGTTAGGCTATATGGAAAAAATGATTTGCGATTGGAGTCATTGGAACTTCCAAAAATTACTGATGATGAAATTCTAGTGACAGTCATTGTTGATAGTATGTGTATGTCTTCATTAAAATTAGCCAATCAAGGTGAACATCATAAAAAGACGCCACCTGATTTAAAAAATAATCCCATCATTATTGGCCATGAATGTTGTGGTGAAATTATAGAGGTTGGAAAAAAATGGCAGCATAAATTTAAGCCCGGGCAAAAGTATGTTGTTCAAGCCAATTTGCAACTGACGGATAGTCCATATTGCGTAGGATACTCCTATCCTTATACTGGTGGTTGCGCAACTTACATGATAATCAACCATGATGTATTAAAACAAGACTGTTTGATTCCTTATAATGGACAAACTTATTTCGAAGGTGCATTAATTGAACCTTTATCATGTATTATTGGTGCATTCAATGCTAACTTTCATTTAAAACCGAATAGTTATGAACATAACATGGGTATAAAACCTAATGGTAATCTGATTATTTTAGGTGGTACTGGTCCGATGGGAATGTTGGCAATAGATTATGCATTAGGTGGTCCTATTGCACCGAAAAAGATTGTCGTAACAGGTCGCAGTAAAGAAAAAATAGAACACTTAAAAACCCTTTACCAATCTCGCAATGGTATTGAATTAGAATTTGTGGATATCTCTACGACCGATGATCAAGTCGCCCTATTGAAAAATAAATCAACAACTGGCTCTTTCGATGATGTTTTTGTATTTTTACCTTCGCAAGAGTTAGTTCAACTCGCATCTCAGTTATTGGCAAGTGATGGTTGCCTTAACTTTTTTGCAGGCCCACAAGATAAAAACTTTTCTGCTGAAATTAACTTCTACGATGTCCATTATAATTTTACCCATATCGTTGGTACTTCAGGTGGTAATACCAATGACATGCGCGAAGCAGTTAAACTTATCGAATCAGGCTCTGTTGATGTGGCAAAAATCGTATCGCACATTATGGGTATTGATCAAGCGAGTAAAATTACCCAAATACAAGACCAGATTAAAGGAGGAAAAAAACTAGTTTATATTCACAAAAAGTTTGATCTTAAAAATTTAGAATCCTTAAATCAAGATGTGAATGATGTAGCTTTACAGAAGATATTATCTAAAAATCATGGCATTTGGTCAAAAGAAGCCGAAGATTATGTTTTAAAATATTTTCCTAATATCGATTCTTAA
- a CDS encoding Aca2/YdiL-like domain-containing protein — protein MTNLELQAYRRFLMLKVSEASEYIGKTDASTWHNWEKGTVPVPQYVVTAMQELKKLRTDKVNIIINSINDRVGSSTIRYFLTYEEFKKVNPELDIIQWRLHQSIATELYFRGLEKLC, from the coding sequence ATGACTAACCTAGAACTGCAAGCGTATCGCCGCTTTCTTATGTTAAAAGTATCAGAGGCAAGTGAATATATTGGTAAAACTGATGCTAGTACGTGGCATAATTGGGAAAAGGGTACTGTTCCTGTTCCTCAATATGTTGTTACAGCAATGCAAGAATTGAAAAAACTTCGAACTGATAAAGTAAATATTATTATTAATAGTATTAATGATCGGGTTGGTAGTAGTACTATTCGCTATTTTTTGACCTATGAAGAGTTCAAAAAAGTGAATCCAGAACTTGATATCATTCAGTGGCGATTACATCAATCTATTGCGACAGAGCTATATTTTCGTGGTTTAGAAAAATTGTGTTAA
- a CDS encoding mannose/fructose/sorbose PTS transporter subunit IID — MKEELNTIQKKDIVSTFIRSNFQQASFNYERIHALAFCVDMIPTIKRVYKTEEEQREALKRHLTFFNTTPAMCGPVLGVTMAMEEARANGADISDGTINSLKVGLMGPLAGVGDPLVWGTLRPITAALGASLALTGNIAGPLLFFILFNLIRIAMKWYGLTYGLSKGIGIVKDLSGNILPKLTEGASILGLFIMGVLVTKWTSINVPLIVSQTTGINGEEVIMTVQGILNDLVPGLLPLALTLLMMKLLRKKVSPITLIFALFAVGIIGYGLGILG, encoded by the coding sequence ATGAAAGAAGAGTTAAATACTATACAAAAGAAAGATATTGTCAGTACATTTATTCGATCTAATTTTCAACAAGCATCTTTCAATTATGAACGAATTCATGCCTTAGCTTTTTGTGTCGATATGATTCCGACAATCAAACGAGTATACAAAACAGAAGAAGAGCAACGAGAAGCATTAAAAAGACATCTAACATTCTTCAATACAACGCCTGCAATGTGTGGACCTGTTCTTGGCGTCACTATGGCAATGGAAGAAGCCAGAGCAAATGGTGCTGATATTTCTGATGGCACTATTAACAGTTTGAAAGTTGGTCTTATGGGACCTTTAGCTGGTGTGGGAGATCCATTAGTTTGGGGTACATTGCGCCCTATTACCGCAGCTCTTGGTGCGTCATTAGCACTTACGGGAAATATCGCTGGTCCATTATTGTTTTTTATTCTCTTTAATTTAATTCGAATTGCGATGAAATGGTATGGCTTAACCTATGGGTTATCAAAAGGAATCGGAATTGTTAAAGATCTATCTGGTAATATTCTCCCAAAATTAACTGAAGGTGCGTCTATTTTAGGGTTATTCATAATGGGCGTATTAGTCACTAAATGGACCTCGATTAATGTCCCACTTATTGTGTCACAAACTACCGGCATTAATGGTGAAGAGGTCATTATGACAGTTCAAGGCATTCTTAACGATCTGGTACCAGGATTACTCCCTTTAGCATTAACACTGTTAATGATGAAATTATTGAGAAAAAAAGTTAGTCCAATAACTTTAATCTTTGCATTATTTGCGGTAGGCATTATTGGCTATGGTTTAGGTATTCTTGGTTAA